The region TCCAGGTGATTCCTATTGACCAGCCTTTTTTCCCAGCATGCCAGCGTTCCCTGAGCCGAGATAACCAAGAACCTTCATTGCCAACTGCCAGCGCTTCATCAATAATTTTTTGTAAGTCAGGAGCAATTCCCAGCTCTCCGTAGGTGACCCGCCATGAATTCTCCCCATGCAAAAGAATAACTAAATTCCTTTCCCAGTGCTCAGCTAACTTCCTTAAAATACTATCAGCCTCTTCCGCCGACAACCCTCCCAATTTAAATCCATTGACATGGACCCCTGCATGAATCCTTTCCGAAGGAACTAACCACTGATTGTGTACCGACAAAAACCAAATAGAAAGAATAAGCAGAACGGTCCCGAAAAATATACGAACATGACGGCGGAAAGCGCTAACAGCCAACCACTATCACCTGCCCAGACCGGACCTAATCTTATTTGTATTCATCCGGCCGGAAGATGATACAGGACGGACAAAATTAAAAGAGCCTTGTCAGGCTCTATTTATTGTTCATATCCGTCCTCCTGATTGACGAGTTCCTGCCATGCTTTAGCTACCATTTCCCACTCGTCGTCATCTTCTATGTCGAATAGTATTTCTTCTCCATTCTCATCCGTACCCATTTTTAAGATAATCGCTTCCTCGATTTCGCCTTCCGGCAGCAGTATAGCGTACCTTTCTTCATCC is a window of Calderihabitans maritimus DNA encoding:
- a CDS encoding DUF1292 domain-containing protein — its product is MQEHDNLVVLVDEEGREHEFTLVDVLELDEERYAILLPEGEIEEAIILKMGTDENGEEILFDIEDDDEWEMVAKAWQELVNQEDGYEQ